In the genome of Pristis pectinata isolate sPriPec2 chromosome 10, sPriPec2.1.pri, whole genome shotgun sequence, one region contains:
- the mrpl2 gene encoding 39S ribosomal protein L2, mitochondrial: MAVSVLARGLGGLSLSPLPRLAVRLLSQTTVGWLRPPGPALTSLQSGRGIHCSVTLSNNRRDWKQRDKYTVRPIGMRKTGGRDHTGKVRVHGIGGGHKQRYRMVDFQRLRCLPGAEGQPFEERVLEVRYDPCRSADIALVAGGTRKRWIIATENMQPGDLLRTSGHIGRMAVSAREGDAHPLGALPVGTLVNSLELEPGRGAQYIRAAGTCGLLLRKVNGTAIVQLPSKRQVQVQETCVVTVGRVSNVAHSQRVVGKAGRNRWLGKRPSSGLWQRKGGWAGRKIRPIPPMKSYVQLPVRGSAA; this comes from the exons ATGGCTGTGTCGGTGCTGGCCCGCGGATTGGGGGGCCTGTCCCTGTCCCCGCTGCCCCGTCTGGCCGTCCGGCTGCTGTCCCAGACGACGGTGGGCTGGCTGCGACCCCCGGGGCCGGCCCTCACCTCTCTCCAGTCCGGGCGAGGGATTCACTGCTCCGTCACCCTGAGCAACAACCGGCGGGACTGGAAGCAGCGTGACAAGTACACCGTGCGTCCCATTGGCATGAGGAAAACTGGAGGCCGGGACCACACTG GGAAGGTGCGGGTGCACGGCATCGGCGGGGGCCACAAGCAGCGGTACCGGATGGTCGACTTCCAGCGGCTGCGCTGCCTCCCCGGGGCTGAGGGGCAGCCCTTCGAGGAGAGGGTGCTGGAGGTGCGCTACGACCCCTGCAG GTCGGCGGACATCGCCCTGGTAGCCGGGGGCACCCGGAAGCGCTGGATCATCGCCACCGAGAACATGCAGCCCGGAGACCTGCTGAGGACCTCGGGCCACATTGGGAGGATGGCCG TGTCGGCCCGTGAGGGAGACGCGCACCCGCTGGGAGCCCTTCCCGTGGGAACGCTGGTCAACAGCCTGGAGCTGGAGCCAGGCCGGGGGGCCCAGTACATCCGGGCCGCAG GGACCTGTGGGCTGTTACTGAGGAAGGTGAACGGGACGGCCATCGTCCAGCTGCCCTCCAAGCGCCAGGTTCAG GTCCAGGAGACGTGTGTTGTGACGGTAGGCCGAGTCTCCAACGTTGCCCACAGCCAGCGGGTGGTGGGGAAGGCCGGCCGCAACCGCTGGCTGGGCAAGCGGCCGAGCAGTGGGCTGTGGCAGAGGAAGGGCGGCTGGGCGGGCAGGAAGATTCGGCCCATCCCTCCCATGAAGAGCTACGTGCAGCTGCCTGTCCGGGGGTCCGCGGCCTGA